One Solanum lycopersicum chromosome 2, SLM_r2.1 genomic region harbors:
- the LOC101252046 gene encoding small ribosomal subunit protein eS4, with protein MARGLKKHLKRLNAPKHWMLDKLGGAFAPKPSSGPHKSRECLPLVIILRNRLKYALTYREVISILMQRQVMVDGKVRTDKTYPAGFMDVVTIPKTNESFRLLYDTKGRFRLHSLRDEEAKFKLCKVRSVQFGQKGIPYLNTYDGRTIRYPDPLIKANDTIKLDLDSNKIVDFIKFDVGNVVMVTGGRNRGRVGILKNREKHKGSFETVHIQDSLGHEFATRLGNVFTLGKGSKPWVSLPKGKGIKLSIIEEARKRMAAQSATTA; from the exons ATG GCAAGAGGGTTGAAGAAACATTTGAAGAGGCTCAATGCGCCTAAGCATTGGATGCTTGATAAACTTGGAGGTGCTTTT GCTCCCAAGCCTTCTTCTGGTCCACATAAATCAAGGGAATGTTTGCCATTGGTTATTATCCTGAGGAACAGGTTGAAATATGCTTTGACTTACCGTGAGGTCATTTCTATCTTGATGCAACGCCAAGTTATGGTTGATGGGAAAGTTAGGACGGACAAGACTTACCCTGCTGGTTTCATGG atGTTGTTACTATTCCAAAGACAAATGAGAGTTTCCGACTTCTTTATGACACTAAGGGCCGGTTCCGTCTCCACTCACTCAGAGATGAGGAAGCCAAG TTCAAACTTTGTAAGGTTCGATCAGTGCAGTTTGGACAGAAGGGGATCCCATATCTCAACACTTATGATGGAAGAACAATCCGCTACCCCGATCCCCTCATCAAGGCCAATGACACCATTAAGCTGGACTTAGATTCCAATAAGATTGTTgacttcatcaaatttgatgttGGAAATGTGGTTATGGTTACTGGTGGTAGAAACAGGGGACGTGTTGGAATTCTTAAGAATAGAGAGAAGCACAAGGGTAGCTTTGAGACAGTTCACATTCAAGACTCCCTGGGGCATGAGTTTGCTACCCGTTTGGGAAATGTGTTCACTCTTGGCAAGGGTAGTAAGCCATGGGTGTCTCTACCTAAGGGGAAAGGTATCAAGTTATCTATCATTGAAGAGGCTCGCAAGAGGATGGCTGCCCAATCAGCTACAACTGCTTAA